A genomic window from Silene latifolia isolate original U9 population chromosome 11, ASM4854445v1, whole genome shotgun sequence includes:
- the LOC141614591 gene encoding ELF3-like protein 2: MAHVSQAQIFRYEGFVVAVVIDDWRLEIGGPQKLLATSPNLLLEVGAILGKSSSLKVSSVKQQSSEYVVKAVPHKFILNNVAYKSIDKAEGTAENVVPKVAAPVPSRQHVDYPTGYLPVNMVPKMNLWGFHQPSSPQWLVPVMSPSEGLVCKPFPAPGFAGSFCGGYGPVGPNPVLGSYGMPPPQYQQAAGMPHGVHFDGQSYFPPYGMPMISPSMLGSTVVQSNPFSGSNPVNPTGQSLGASRCSESPEDAPPMEKRARVIKAVPHRSSRESAARIFQSIQQERQANESSSTS; the protein is encoded by the exons ATGGCTCATGTTAGCCAAGCCCAAATATTTCGCTATGAAGGCTTTGTGGTTGCTGTAGTAATCGATGATTGGAGATTGGAGATTGGAGGAC CGCAAAAACTCCTCGCAACGTCTCCAAATCTGCTACTTGAAGTCGGTGCTATTCTGGGTAAATCATCTTCTTTGAAGGTTTCTTCTGTTAAGCAGCAGTCTTCAGAGTATGTGGTGAAAGCTGTTCCACATAAGTTTATCCTAAACAATGTAGCCTATAAATCAATTGATAAAGCCGAAGGTACAGCCGAAAATGTGGTTCCAAAAGTAGCAGCACCAGTCCCATCTCGTCAACATGTGGATTACCCCACGGGATACCTGCCTGTCAATATGGTTCCGAAGATGAACTTGTGGGGATTTCATCAACCATCTTCACCTCAATGGTTGGTGCCTGTGATGTCTCCTTCTGAAGGGCTTGTTTGCAAGCCGTTTCCAGCTCCTGGGTTTGCAGGCTCCTTTTGCGGAGGTTATGGGCCTGTTGGCCCAAATCCTGTATTGGGCAGCTATGGGATGCCGCCGCCTCAGTATCAGCAAGCCGCAGGAATGCCACATGGCGTTCATTTTGACGGACAAAGTTACTTCCCGCCATATGGCATGCCAATGATAAGTCCGAGCATGTTAGGGTCAACCGTGGTCCAATCAAACCCATTCTCAGGATCAAACCCAGTCAACCCAACGGGTCAATCTCTAGGAGCCAGTAGGTGTAGTGAATCTCCAGAGGATGCTCCTCCAATGGAAAAGAGAGCAAGAGTTATCAAAGCCGTTCCACATCGGTCCTCGAGGGAATCCGCAGCACGTATTTTCCAATCTATACAACAGGAAAGACAAGCGAACGAGTCGAGTAGCACTTCTTAG